A window of Juglans regia cultivar Chandler chromosome 7, Walnut 2.0, whole genome shotgun sequence contains these coding sequences:
- the LOC108995287 gene encoding uncharacterized protein LOC108995287 gives MAAVEVPKWLTSILDANFHDPCKEHKDKENTHFCLDCNGKVLCKTCKTQSSMHAGHKVLQVYKASHRAVLRIQDIGLLFDISDIHPYSINSYSIVFLRPRIKEANHAKSCMMDLSTLAAHGCAKTEVISSSFTREKGNRFTVFASRDGDPPKLTQMLSS, from the exons ATGGCAGCAGTCGAAGTTCCAAAGTGGTTAACATCTATACTCGACGCCAACTTCCATGATCCATGCAAAGAACATAAAGACAAAGAGAATACCCATTTCTGCTTGGATTGTAATGGCAAAGTGCTTTGTAAAACTTGTAAAACTCAGAGCAGCATGCATGCAGGTCACAAAGTTCTACag gtGTACAAAGCTTCGCATCGAGCTGTTCTTCGGATTCAAGACATTGGTTTACTATTCGACATCTCCGATATCCATCCTTACAGTATTAATTCTTACTCTATAGTCTTTCTTCGTCCAAGAATAAAAGAAGCAAATCAT gCCAAAAGCTGTATGATGGATTTAAGCACGCTGGCAGCTCATGGATGTGCAAAAACTGAG GTAATTTCATCTTCATTCACCAGAGAAAAGGGTAATAGATTCACTGTTTTCGCTTCTAGAGATGGAGATCCTCCCAAACTGACCCAGATGCTTTCGTCTTGA
- the LOC108995310 gene encoding uncharacterized protein LOC108995310 — protein MGICSSSSSTDVATAKLVLQDGRLQEFSYPVKVAYLLQKNPTCFICNADEMDFDDVLLAVNDYEELQVGQLYFALPLSKLKHPLQPEEMAALAVKASSALMKGSGGDRFGCGRKPISPLVFQGGDLKSQRREIAGDAGGGLRRGRNGGGSGGKGKFTALLSAIPE, from the coding sequence ATGGGTATTTGCAGTTCGTCTAGTTCGACGGACGTGGCCACGGCCAAGCTCGTTTTACAAGACGGTCGGCTTCAAGAATTCTCGTACCCGGTAAAGGTTGCTTATCTACTACAAAAGAACCCCACGTGTTTCATCTGCAACGCCGACGAGATGGACTTCGACGACGTTCTCTTGGCGGTGAACGACTACGAAGAGCTTCAAGTGGGTCAGCTATATTTCGCTTTGCCATTGAGTAAGCTAAAGCACCCACTGCAGCCTGAAGAAATGGCTGCATTGGCTGTCAAAGCAAGCTCTGCGTTGATGAAAGGAAGTGGGGGTGACAGATTTGGGTGTGGCCGGAAACCGATTTCTCCGTTGGTTTTTCAAGGCGGGGACTTGAAGTCTCAGAGAAGAGAAATCGCCGGCGATGCCGGTGGGGGGTTGAGAAGGGGTAGGAATGGTGGTGGTAGCGGTGGAAAAGGAAAGTTTACGGCACTGTTGAGTGCAATACCTGAGTAG